In Aegilops tauschii subsp. strangulata cultivar AL8/78 chromosome 3, Aet v6.0, whole genome shotgun sequence, one genomic interval encodes:
- the LOC120976096 gene encoding secreted RxLR effector protein 161-like, with translation MEVRLKLSKEDGAPPADATEYRGVIGCLRYLVNTRPDIALAVGVTSRYMEAPSTRHWTAVKQILRYIRGTLHYGCCYKRGSDGPSLVGYSDSDHAGDTNDRKSTSGVVYFLGGSVVTWTSQKQKVVAISSCEAEYVAAAAATCQGVWLSRLLADLTGRSVEKFQLLIDNKSAIALSKNPVHHDRSKHIDIKYHYIRQCIEEGKVEVDHIGTDNLAR, from the coding sequence ATGGAGGTGCGTTTGAAGCTGAGCAAGGAGGACGGCGCACCGCCGGCGGATGCCACTGAGTATCGCGGCGTCATCGGCTGTCTGCGCTATCTTGTCAACACGAGGCCGGACATTGCTCTGGCCGTGGGCGTGACCAGCCGGTACATGGAGGCACCGAGCACGCGCCATTGGACGGCGGTGAAGCAGATCCTCAGGTACATCCGCGGCACTCTTCACTATGGGTGCTGCTACAAGAGGGGTTCGGACGGGCCCTCCCTGGTTGGCTACAGCGACAGCGACCATGCCGGTGACACGAACGACCGGAAGAGCACCTCCGGCGTGGTCTACTTCCTTGGCGGCAGTGTCGTCACCTGGACCTCACAGAAGCAGAAGGTGGTGGCGATTTCGTCGTGCGAGGCCGAGTACGTTGCTGCTGCGGCGGCGACGTGCCAGGGGGTGTGGCTCAGCCGCCTCCTTGCTGACCTGACAGGGCGATCGGTGGAGAAGTTTCAGCTGCTCATCGACAACAAGTCTGCGATCGCCCTGAGCAAGAACCCGGTTCATCACGACCGGAGCAAGCACATCGACATCAAGTATCACTACATCCGTCAGTGCATCGAGGAAGGAAAGGTAGAAGTTGATCACATTGGCACTGACAACCTAGCTCGCTGA